The following proteins come from a genomic window of Halomarina ordinaria:
- a CDS encoding ArsR/SmtB family transcription factor has protein sequence MDSAALLDLLGNENRRRILRLLARKPCYVTEISEYLGVSPKAVIDHLRKLEEAGLVESRVDDQRRKYFSIARNLRLEVNVSPYGFGAKSAYPASRGLDMTRCRYLTIDVSNPDSAAELGELAAELERLERLASELSMAQRWVQGRLTEVMDGISDGVRGNPSLGAPSGTDARFYAEVLSALARGAERVETVARRADADPELVEEALVRLADHGVVERDGDRWLLVDS, from the coding sequence ATGGACTCCGCCGCGTTGCTCGACCTGCTCGGGAACGAGAACCGTCGGCGCATCCTCCGCCTGCTCGCCCGCAAACCCTGTTACGTCACCGAGATAAGCGAGTACCTCGGCGTCAGTCCGAAGGCGGTCATCGACCACCTCCGCAAACTCGAGGAGGCGGGCCTGGTGGAGTCGCGCGTCGACGACCAGCGGCGCAAGTACTTCTCCATCGCGCGGAACCTCCGTCTGGAGGTGAACGTCTCGCCGTACGGCTTCGGCGCCAAGAGCGCCTATCCGGCGAGTCGCGGCCTCGACATGACCCGCTGTCGGTACCTCACCATCGACGTGTCGAACCCCGACAGCGCGGCCGAACTGGGGGAACTCGCCGCCGAACTCGAACGCCTCGAACGCCTCGCCAGCGAACTCTCGATGGCCCAGCGCTGGGTCCAGGGGCGGCTGACGGAGGTGATGGACGGCATCTCCGACGGGGTGAGGGGTAACCCCTCCCTCGGCGCGCCGAGCGGCACGGACGCGCGCTTCTACGCGGAGGTGCTCTCCGCGCTCGCCAGGGGCGCCGAACGCGTCGAGACGGTCGCTCGACGCGCCGACGCCGACCCGGAACTGGTCGAGGAGGCGCTCGTCCGACTCGCGGACCACGGCGTCGTCGAACGGGACGGGGACCGCTGGCTGCTGGTCGACTCCTAG
- a CDS encoding NAD-binding protein → MARAGAERVADVRRPRVAVLLTGVVAAVAIVTGVVALVEQAAPSTVVPVFGFVPTPLRQTAAFVGTLTGFTLLLAAHGLRSGGHLAWLAAVVLLPLAALAGVLQGSPVTVPVVVLALVALAVLVRTRRAFSRPTSLTSTQLAAVGAIVASQTYGTVGTWALRDQFGATVTNPVDAFYFALVTASTVGYGDVSPETTTARLFAMSVVVVGTSSFAVAAGALLAPLIEARFASALGTMSDRRLSLIDDHLVVAGAGDLTEPILEELLAADAEFVVVVESAERANALADRDCLVHVGDPSDEEPLRTVGIDRARAFVAATDDDAHDALSILTARELNPDLRVVAAATDRENAKKLKRAGADAVISPAVLGGHLLVRSALGSGGVEELAERLLGTDGDEAEAEADPGR, encoded by the coding sequence ATGGCGCGAGCGGGAGCAGAGAGAGTAGCCGACGTCCGCAGACCACGGGTCGCGGTCCTGCTGACGGGTGTCGTCGCGGCCGTCGCCATCGTGACCGGCGTGGTCGCGCTCGTCGAGCAGGCCGCGCCGAGCACCGTCGTGCCGGTCTTCGGCTTCGTCCCGACCCCGCTCCGGCAGACCGCGGCGTTCGTCGGGACGCTCACCGGATTCACGTTGTTGCTCGCCGCCCACGGACTGCGGAGCGGCGGCCACCTCGCGTGGCTGGCGGCGGTCGTGTTGCTCCCCCTCGCCGCCCTCGCCGGCGTGCTCCAGGGGTCGCCGGTGACGGTTCCGGTGGTCGTCCTCGCGCTGGTCGCGCTGGCGGTGCTCGTGCGCACCCGGCGGGCGTTCAGTCGTCCGACGTCGCTGACCTCGACGCAACTGGCGGCCGTCGGTGCCATCGTCGCCTCGCAGACCTACGGCACCGTCGGGACGTGGGCGCTGCGCGACCAGTTCGGCGCGACCGTCACCAACCCCGTCGACGCCTTCTACTTCGCGCTGGTGACCGCGAGCACCGTCGGCTACGGCGACGTCTCCCCCGAGACGACCACCGCACGCCTGTTCGCGATGAGCGTCGTCGTCGTCGGCACGTCGAGTTTCGCCGTCGCGGCCGGTGCCCTGCTCGCCCCCCTCATCGAAGCTCGCTTCGCGAGCGCCCTCGGAACCATGTCCGACAGACGCCTCTCACTCATCGACGACCACCTCGTGGTCGCCGGCGCCGGCGACCTGACCGAACCGATACTCGAAGAACTCCTCGCCGCCGACGCCGAGTTCGTCGTCGTCGTCGAGAGCGCCGAGCGCGCGAACGCGCTCGCCGACCGCGACTGCCTCGTCCACGTCGGCGACCCGAGCGACGAGGAACCGCTGCGGACGGTGGGCATCGACCGCGCTCGCGCCTTCGTCGCGGCGACGGACGACGACGCGCACGACGCGCTCTCTATCCTCACCGCCCGCGAACTGAACCCGGACCTCCGCGTCGTCGCGGCCGCGACCGACCGCGAGAACGCGAAGAAGCTCAAGCGCGCCGGCGCGGACGCCGTCATCAGCCCCGCCGTCCTCGGCGGCCACCTGCTCGTCCGGAGCGCCCTCGGCAGCGGCGGGGTGGAGGAACTCGCCGAGCGACTCCTCGGGACCGACGGCGACGAGGCCGAAGCCGAAGCCGACCCGGGACGCTGA
- a CDS encoding TrkA C-terminal domain-containing protein encodes MASLPVEVLVGIYLGLLTGVIPALVSWLLGFVVRYFTGVSIPGFGVVVLGLAIAGVNGGLLALNDPTVLASGARVAVAIVVIIMMSLYAHARGDTMAADFPRHVSLRSLRERTLSADVVELVGGRDEVRVHVVGDVGHMEGYPPLSPALRARIRETEWRLPGDLPLSELEARVADRLRTEFDLADAVVRIDERGGARVDAAPPLSGLSKRVPPGERAVSLDALVPTGLARGDEVTLRAGDERVAGTVVSARSTTGGAEGADTPSTAPADDATGAPDTTDADDDAHTPSSASAPTATGGEGRLTVAVSRADARTLLGDADPTVVVEARGTRREFELLAVLRRAGRRVRRLTVGDGPLTARSLADLDLRAEYDVAVLAVRRDGEWRFVPDGETRLRSGDELFALGASDALSRFAEVAG; translated from the coding sequence ATGGCCTCCCTCCCCGTCGAAGTCCTCGTCGGCATCTACCTGGGTCTGCTGACGGGCGTCATCCCCGCGCTGGTGTCGTGGCTGCTCGGTTTCGTCGTCCGCTACTTCACCGGCGTCTCCATCCCCGGGTTCGGTGTCGTCGTCCTCGGCCTCGCCATCGCGGGCGTCAACGGCGGTCTGCTCGCGCTCAACGACCCGACGGTGCTCGCCTCCGGCGCGCGCGTCGCCGTCGCCATCGTCGTCATCATCATGATGTCGCTGTACGCCCACGCCCGCGGCGACACCATGGCCGCCGACTTCCCCCGACACGTCTCGCTGCGGTCGCTGCGCGAGCGCACCCTCTCGGCCGACGTCGTCGAACTCGTCGGCGGCCGCGACGAGGTGCGCGTCCACGTCGTCGGCGACGTCGGCCACATGGAGGGCTACCCGCCGCTGTCGCCCGCCCTCCGCGCCCGCATCCGCGAGACCGAGTGGCGACTGCCCGGCGACCTCCCGCTCTCGGAACTGGAGGCGCGCGTCGCCGACCGCCTCCGGACGGAGTTCGACCTCGCGGACGCCGTCGTGCGCATCGACGAACGCGGCGGCGCGCGCGTCGACGCCGCGCCACCACTCTCGGGCCTTTCGAAGCGCGTCCCGCCGGGCGAGCGCGCCGTCTCGCTCGACGCGCTCGTCCCGACCGGCCTCGCCCGCGGCGACGAGGTGACGCTCCGAGCGGGCGACGAACGGGTCGCGGGCACCGTGGTGAGCGCGCGCTCGACCACCGGAGGCGCGGAGGGGGCCGACACCCCTTCCACCGCCCCTGCGGACGACGCGACCGGCGCCCCCGACACGACCGACGCGGACGACGACGCCCACACCCCCTCGTCGGCGAGCGCGCCGACCGCCACCGGCGGCGAGGGACGGCTGACGGTCGCCGTCTCGCGCGCCGACGCCCGCACGCTGCTCGGCGACGCCGACCCGACCGTCGTCGTCGAGGCGCGGGGCACCCGCCGCGAGTTCGAACTCCTCGCCGTCCTCCGGCGCGCCGGTCGGCGCGTCCGTCGCCTCACGGTCGGCGACGGCCCGCTGACCGCCCGCTCGCTCGCCGACCTCGACCTCCGCGCGGAGTACGACGTCGCGGTGCTCGCGGTCCGCCGCGACGGCGAGTGGCGGTTCGTCCCCGACGGCGAGACGCGCCTGCGAAGCGGCGACGAACTGTTCGCCCTCGGGGCGAGCGACGCCCTGTCCCGGTTCGCGGAGGTGGCGGGGTGA
- a CDS encoding sulfurtransferase — MVDDSYATDALVSPEWVHDHLDDFGRDDPALRLVEADRDYEDAYAEAHLPNAIGFDWDRDLQDAVERDVLKKGEFEQVMGDHGITPDSTVVLYGDESNQWAAYTYWQFRYYGHDDVRLLDGGRAYWLDNDLPTTTEEPTFSPRTYEAAGPYDGLRAFQHEVRESLDRDVPMVDVRSPEEFRGEIVAPEGSAETARRAGHIPGATNVTWSENLDEDERFKTADELRDLYESRGITDDRGIVTYCRIGERSSLTWFALHELLGYDDVRNYDGSWTEWGNTIRAPIAVDER; from the coding sequence ATGGTAGACGACTCGTACGCCACCGACGCACTGGTCTCGCCGGAGTGGGTCCACGACCACCTCGATGACTTCGGCCGGGACGACCCGGCCCTCCGACTCGTCGAGGCCGACCGCGACTACGAGGACGCCTACGCCGAGGCCCACCTCCCGAACGCCATCGGCTTCGACTGGGACCGCGACCTGCAGGACGCCGTCGAGCGCGACGTGCTCAAGAAAGGCGAGTTCGAACAGGTGATGGGCGACCACGGCATCACGCCCGACTCGACCGTGGTGCTGTACGGCGACGAGTCCAACCAGTGGGCGGCCTACACCTACTGGCAGTTCAGGTACTACGGCCACGACGACGTCCGCCTGCTCGACGGCGGACGGGCCTACTGGCTCGACAACGACCTCCCGACGACGACCGAGGAACCCACCTTCTCTCCCCGAACGTACGAGGCCGCCGGCCCCTACGACGGTCTCCGGGCGTTCCAGCACGAGGTGCGCGAGTCGCTCGACCGCGACGTGCCGATGGTCGACGTCCGCTCGCCCGAGGAGTTCCGCGGGGAGATCGTCGCCCCCGAGGGCAGCGCGGAGACCGCCCGACGCGCCGGCCACATCCCCGGCGCGACGAACGTCACGTGGAGCGAGAACCTGGACGAGGACGAGCGCTTCAAGACCGCGGACGAGTTGCGCGACCTCTACGAGTCGCGGGGTATCACGGACGACCGGGGTATCGTCACCTACTGTCGCATCGGCGAGCGCTCCTCGCTGACCTGGTTCGCGCTGCACGAACTGCTCGGCTACGACGACGTGCGCAACTACGACGGCTCCTGGACGGAGTGGGGCAACACCATCCGCGCGCCCATCGCCGTCGACGAGCGCTAG
- a CDS encoding GNAT family N-acetyltransferase: MDVSGFEVRPARPGDREAVVSFTEDTWADRGTGDYIGRVFEEWVAGDGDGQRTLVLDAGDDVAGICQGVLLSPTEAWAQGMRVNPAFRGEGVSLALTRAVFDWAAGAGATVCRNMVFSWNVAGLGQSRAAGFAPETEFRWAHPTPDADATPAHDVVADPAAAWSYWTDSPAREHLHGLGLDTGESWALSEVTRERLRAAADEDGLFVVQDEGTRAMAYRTRTYERPDDEGGSERWAEYGVGAWDAYEHAESLFAGVARDAARLDADRTRVLVPETARVVSDAAYARAGISDEPDFVLAADLTGR, translated from the coding sequence GTGGACGTGAGCGGCTTCGAGGTCCGACCGGCCCGGCCCGGGGACCGCGAGGCCGTCGTCTCGTTCACCGAGGACACGTGGGCCGACCGGGGGACGGGCGACTACATCGGCCGCGTCTTCGAGGAGTGGGTGGCGGGCGACGGCGACGGCCAGCGGACGCTCGTCCTCGACGCGGGGGACGACGTCGCCGGTATCTGTCAGGGCGTCCTCCTCTCGCCGACGGAGGCGTGGGCCCAGGGGATGCGCGTCAACCCCGCGTTCCGGGGGGAGGGCGTCAGCCTCGCCCTGACGCGGGCGGTGTTCGACTGGGCGGCCGGGGCGGGCGCGACGGTCTGTCGGAACATGGTCTTCTCGTGGAACGTCGCCGGCCTCGGCCAGTCGCGCGCGGCCGGGTTCGCCCCCGAGACGGAGTTCCGCTGGGCGCACCCGACACCCGACGCCGACGCGACCCCCGCCCACGACGTGGTCGCCGACCCCGCCGCGGCGTGGAGCTACTGGACCGACTCCCCCGCCCGCGAACACCTCCACGGCCTCGGCCTCGACACCGGCGAGTCGTGGGCGCTCTCGGAGGTCACCCGCGAGCGCCTCCGGGCGGCCGCCGACGAGGACGGCCTGTTCGTCGTGCAGGACGAGGGGACGCGCGCGATGGCGTACCGGACGAGAACCTACGAGCGACCGGACGACGAGGGGGGGAGCGAGCGGTGGGCGGAGTACGGCGTCGGCGCGTGGGACGCCTACGAGCACGCCGAGTCGCTGTTCGCGGGCGTCGCACGGGACGCGGCCCGCCTCGACGCCGACCGGACGCGCGTGCTCGTCCCGGAGACGGCACGGGTGGTCTCGGACGCGGCCTACGCCCGGGCGGGCATCAGCGACGAACCCGACTTCGTGCTCGCGGCCGACCTCACCGGGCGCTGA
- the gatD gene encoding Glu-tRNA(Gln) amidotransferase subunit GatD — MNAGDRVRVERGDSVYEGVLMPSTTTQEVVVKLDGGYNVGIDRDGSDVTVLESDVYEVGEGGEQETSAVAFDDDLPTVALISTGGTIASTVDYRTGAVTAQFTAEDVLRAVPDLAGRANYRGRVVANILSENMTPAVWRDLARAVHEEIEAGADGVVVMHGTDTMQYSASALAFMLDTPVPVVFTGSQRSADRPSSDNVMNAVCAVEAAKADCAEVLVCMHASENDDRCALHRGTRVRKNHTSRRDAFETVGNDPLGVVDYDSEAVTFAREYEPRGATDLALDDDLEEEVELLKFTPGMDEAFLDVCEGKAGVVVEGTGLGHVHTDLIDRLESMVDDGTVVVMTSQCLEGRVCDRVYDTGRDLLDAGVVEGEDMLPGTAKVKLMWALANAEAVEETMRTPLAGELTARSAPWT, encoded by the coding sequence ATGAATGCAGGCGACCGCGTGCGCGTCGAGCGCGGCGACAGCGTCTACGAGGGCGTCCTCATGCCCTCCACGACGACCCAGGAGGTCGTCGTCAAGCTCGACGGCGGCTACAACGTCGGTATCGACCGCGACGGGAGCGACGTGACGGTGCTCGAGTCCGACGTCTACGAGGTCGGGGAGGGCGGCGAGCAGGAGACCTCGGCGGTCGCGTTCGACGACGACCTCCCGACCGTCGCGCTCATCTCGACCGGCGGGACCATCGCCTCGACGGTCGACTACCGGACCGGCGCGGTGACGGCGCAGTTCACCGCCGAGGACGTCCTCCGGGCCGTCCCGGACCTCGCCGGCCGGGCGAACTACCGCGGGCGCGTCGTCGCGAACATCCTCTCGGAGAACATGACGCCGGCCGTCTGGCGCGACCTCGCGCGGGCCGTCCACGAGGAGATCGAGGCGGGCGCCGACGGCGTCGTCGTGATGCACGGGACGGACACGATGCAGTACTCGGCGAGCGCGCTCGCGTTCATGCTCGACACGCCCGTGCCCGTCGTCTTCACGGGGAGCCAGCGCTCGGCCGACCGCCCCTCCTCGGACAACGTGATGAACGCCGTCTGCGCCGTCGAGGCCGCGAAGGCCGACTGCGCGGAGGTGCTGGTCTGTATGCACGCGAGCGAGAACGACGACCGCTGCGCGCTCCACCGCGGCACGCGCGTCCGCAAGAACCACACCTCCCGCCGGGACGCCTTCGAGACGGTCGGCAACGACCCCCTCGGGGTCGTCGACTACGACAGCGAGGCGGTGACGTTCGCCCGCGAGTACGAACCGCGCGGCGCGACCGACCTCGCGCTCGACGACGACCTGGAGGAGGAGGTGGAACTGCTGAAGTTCACCCCCGGCATGGACGAGGCGTTCCTCGACGTCTGCGAGGGGAAAGCGGGCGTCGTCGTCGAGGGGACGGGTCTCGGCCACGTCCACACCGACCTCATCGACCGCCTCGAGTCGATGGTCGACGACGGTACCGTCGTCGTGATGACGAGCCAGTGTCTGGAGGGGCGGGTCTGCGACCGCGTCTACGACACGGGCCGCGACCTGCTCGACGCGGGCGTCGTCGAGGGCGAGGACATGCTGCCGGGGACGGCGAAGGTGAAGCTCATGTGGGCGCTCGCCAACGCCGAGGCCGTCGAGGAGACGATGCGGACCCCGCTGGCGGGCGAACTGACCGCCCGGTCGGCGCCGTGGACGTGA
- a CDS encoding ubiquitin-like small modifier protein 1 encodes MHWKLFANLAETAGEREVPLDLEAGATFGDALDALLERHPELREEVLDDDGDLRGHIRVLRNTHNPFVSDEGYETVLAEDDELAMFPPVSGG; translated from the coding sequence ATGCACTGGAAGCTCTTCGCCAACCTCGCCGAGACCGCCGGCGAGCGAGAGGTCCCGCTCGACCTGGAGGCGGGCGCGACGTTCGGCGACGCGCTCGACGCGCTGCTGGAGCGTCACCCCGAACTGCGCGAGGAGGTCCTCGACGACGACGGCGACCTCCGCGGGCACATCAGGGTGCTCAGGAACACGCACAACCCGTTCGTCAGCGACGAGGGGTACGAGACGGTCCTCGCGGAAGACGACGAACTCGCCATGTTCCCACCTGTCAGCGGCGGGTAA
- a CDS encoding potassium transporter TrkA, whose amino-acid sequence MLAAQFQGVAQFGANVAFGVGVVAGAGAIAAGVGAGHRWYARRPVPEGLAVLAGVSVVALALSTTTALDVVIERDAAVDGEAALANVTLFALAAGVSLVCGRLGDRIALAVVEEDLTEVGRIVRSVGRNITVTLPEEVADVEGHDPLPPELTAQLAGKSLSFPRGLTVDELRSRLVTRLKADYGVGSVDVELTPEGDVEYLALGSRVAGLGPTLAPGSAGVAVRADPAFTASPGDAVQVWTDDPPSLVTTAELRATAGDVVTLALDAADAASLDASTRYRLVTLPATARSDREFAALLRAADETLGVVTVGPDSPLRDLAVGDLAGSVVAVAGEAGVTAVPHRDRPLAAGETAYVVARPDVLRRLDAAANGQGTPPLRDRATADD is encoded by the coding sequence ATGCTCGCGGCCCAGTTCCAGGGCGTCGCACAGTTCGGCGCGAACGTCGCGTTCGGCGTCGGGGTCGTCGCCGGGGCCGGGGCCATCGCCGCCGGCGTGGGGGCCGGCCACCGCTGGTACGCCCGCCGGCCGGTTCCCGAGGGACTCGCGGTGCTCGCGGGGGTGAGCGTCGTCGCCCTCGCGCTCAGCACGACGACGGCGCTCGACGTCGTCATCGAACGCGACGCGGCGGTCGACGGGGAGGCGGCGCTCGCGAACGTCACGCTGTTCGCCCTCGCGGCGGGCGTCTCGCTCGTCTGCGGTCGGCTCGGCGACCGCATCGCGCTCGCCGTCGTCGAGGAGGACCTCACGGAGGTCGGGCGCATCGTCCGTTCCGTCGGTCGGAACATCACGGTCACGCTCCCCGAGGAGGTAGCCGACGTCGAGGGGCACGACCCGCTGCCGCCGGAGCTGACGGCCCAGCTCGCCGGCAAGTCCCTCTCGTTCCCCCGCGGACTGACCGTCGACGAACTCCGCTCGCGGCTCGTCACCCGGCTGAAGGCCGACTACGGCGTCGGGAGCGTCGACGTCGAACTCACCCCGGAGGGGGACGTCGAGTACCTCGCGCTCGGCAGTCGGGTCGCCGGCCTCGGGCCGACGCTGGCGCCCGGCAGCGCGGGTGTCGCGGTGCGGGCGGACCCGGCGTTCACGGCCAGCCCCGGCGACGCCGTCCAGGTGTGGACCGACGACCCCCCGTCGCTCGTGACGACGGCCGAACTCCGGGCGACGGCCGGCGACGTCGTCACGCTCGCGCTCGACGCCGCGGACGCCGCATCGCTCGACGCGTCGACGCGCTACCGGCTCGTCACGCTCCCGGCGACGGCCCGCTCGGACCGGGAGTTCGCCGCGCTCCTGCGCGCCGCCGACGAGACGCTCGGCGTCGTCACCGTCGGGCCGGACAGCCCCCTCCGCGACCTCGCGGTCGGCGACCTGGCGGGGTCGGTCGTCGCCGTCGCGGGCGAGGCGGGGGTGACGGCGGTCCCCCACCGCGACCGGCCGCTCGCCGCCGGCGAGACGGCGTACGTCGTCGCCCGACCGGACGTGCTGCGCCGCCTCGACGCGGCCGCGAACGGTCAGGGGACGCCGCCGCTGCGCGACCGGGCGACGGCCGACGACTGA